The following proteins come from a genomic window of Terribacillus aidingensis:
- a CDS encoding BglG family transcription antiterminator: MELVSSRERRIILQLLRSRNQFISIRELAELLHVSSRTIHRELKQVERTLAENKLSLLRVTGSGIRIEGEREQMEALQEQLRDAVEVDTTQEERLLHLLYLLVEAAEPVKVAYLANEVQLSKTALSMYLDALEARLADYSLSIIRRRGVGVELDGEENEKRKVLVQLMMEQLDQASIYTFTNDHEEQNLHQFLQNIIKDQRMTMVEKYVMDHLTKLSYSIADNAYVALITYISITIKRIQQAKSVTLSPPLLESLQKTEEYTIAAALCRELEDTFPVTFSASEIGYIAVQIQGAKRNETKHCSDPLFELQVQAFIQLVAASIQLPQLEKDETFTDGLLAHIEPAISRAREGIQTYNPLTEKIEQDYQEVVAAVREALETVFPTFRFGQGEVAFLALHFASARERQRSRQRLHALVVCASGIGTSKMLASRLQNEFPEITQVSLSSFLELKDMELESFDLLISTISLDQFHRQYLLVNPLLPGPDVKRVDAFIQQELPTIYKKRKHIAPTKASPATFPTVSAFDSKLEELKKLTAATRTVWNNFMIDETYQSQIDLFSYIDQRAADHAVIKKQGTLAILLRQRDELGGMGIPDTRMALYHSRSTEIEQPAFWMMALSSPIMIKGMDNKVMEADRLFILAAPDNLPASCYELFSKISILILEEHIQHMIRSADQDALSKELAQLLTAHIQQFTDHLGG, encoded by the coding sequence TTGGAATTGGTTAGCAGCAGAGAAAGAAGAATAATCCTGCAATTGCTGCGTTCCAGAAACCAATTCATCTCCATTCGAGAGCTGGCAGAGCTATTACATGTCAGCTCTCGAACTATTCACCGGGAATTGAAGCAAGTGGAACGGACACTTGCCGAGAATAAGCTGTCCCTGCTGCGCGTTACCGGATCCGGTATCCGGATTGAAGGAGAAAGGGAACAGATGGAAGCATTGCAAGAGCAGCTGCGTGATGCGGTCGAGGTAGATACGACCCAGGAAGAGCGGCTGCTTCATTTGCTTTATCTACTAGTTGAGGCTGCCGAACCTGTTAAAGTAGCTTATTTGGCAAATGAAGTGCAATTATCGAAGACGGCTTTATCCATGTATTTGGATGCATTGGAAGCAAGACTAGCCGATTATTCGCTGTCCATCATAAGGCGTCGAGGTGTTGGAGTTGAGCTGGATGGAGAAGAGAACGAAAAAAGGAAGGTACTCGTCCAGCTCATGATGGAACAGCTGGATCAAGCATCCATCTATACTTTTACAAATGATCACGAAGAACAGAATTTGCATCAGTTCCTTCAAAACATCATAAAGGATCAGCGTATGACAATGGTCGAAAAGTACGTAATGGATCATTTGACCAAACTGTCGTATTCCATTGCAGATAATGCCTACGTTGCATTGATCACCTATATCAGTATTACAATCAAAAGAATACAGCAGGCCAAGAGCGTTACACTATCTCCCCCGCTGCTCGAATCTTTGCAAAAAACGGAAGAATATACGATTGCCGCGGCACTCTGCAGGGAATTGGAAGATACCTTCCCTGTAACGTTTTCAGCTTCTGAGATCGGTTATATTGCCGTACAGATCCAAGGTGCGAAGCGGAACGAAACGAAACATTGCTCTGATCCACTGTTTGAGCTGCAAGTACAAGCTTTCATCCAATTGGTTGCTGCTTCGATACAGCTGCCGCAGCTGGAAAAGGACGAAACTTTTACTGATGGACTGCTCGCTCATATCGAACCGGCTATCAGCCGAGCGAGGGAAGGTATTCAAACGTACAATCCGCTTACAGAGAAGATTGAACAAGATTATCAAGAAGTTGTAGCCGCAGTTCGAGAAGCTCTTGAAACGGTGTTTCCTACCTTTCGTTTCGGACAAGGAGAAGTTGCCTTCCTGGCACTGCACTTCGCTTCTGCAAGGGAAAGACAGCGCAGCAGACAACGATTGCATGCCTTAGTCGTTTGCGCAAGCGGGATTGGCACTTCCAAGATGCTTGCCAGCAGGCTGCAGAATGAGTTTCCCGAAATCACCCAGGTGTCGCTGTCATCTTTTCTAGAGTTGAAAGATATGGAGTTGGAAAGCTTTGATTTGCTTATTTCAACAATCAGCCTTGACCAATTCCACCGCCAATACTTGCTTGTCAATCCACTCCTGCCTGGACCGGATGTCAAACGAGTAGATGCATTCATTCAACAGGAACTTCCGACTATTTATAAGAAAAGAAAACATATAGCACCCACTAAAGCGTCACCCGCAACATTTCCGACAGTTTCAGCTTTCGATTCAAAATTAGAGGAATTGAAGAAATTGACAGCGGCGACTCGAACTGTATGGAATAACTTTATGATCGATGAGACATATCAATCGCAGATAGATTTGTTCTCCTATATCGATCAGCGTGCAGCGGATCATGCTGTCATCAAGAAACAAGGAACGCTTGCAATCCTTCTCCGACAACGTGATGAGCTCGGAGGAATGGGTATCCCTGATACAAGAATGGCTTTGTATCATAGTCGCAGTACAGAAATCGAGCAGCCCGCATTTTGGATGATGGCGCTATCCTCCCCTATTATGATCAAGGGGATGGACAACAAAGTGATGGAGGCTGACCGCCTTTTCATCCTTGCTGCACCGGACAATTTGCCTGCGAGCTGTTACGAGCTGTTCAGTAAGATCAGTATCCTTATTTTAGAAGAGCATATTCAGCACATGATTCGTTCTGCGGATCAGGATGCACTCAGCAAGGAATTGGCGCAGCTGCTCACTGCCCACATCCAACAATTCACAGATCACTTAGGAGGGTAA
- a CDS encoding PTS mannitol transporter subunit IICB, with protein MAQEKASVRARVQKFGSYLSSMVMPNIGAFIAWGLITALFIPDGYFPNETIAAIVSPSITYLLPLLIGFTGGRLVHDIRGGVVGAIVTMGAIVGSPDTPMFLGAMAMGPLGGYAIKLFDQYIGSKVRSGFEMLVNNFSAGIIGGALAIGAIYFVGPLLEGLTNVLSAGVDWLVGLGLLPLVNVLIEPAKVLFLNNAINHSIFTPLGLEQSAEVGKSILFLLEANPGPGLGILLAFMVFGKGSARASAPGAAIIHFFGGIHEIYFPYILMKPFLIVAAIGGGVTGTLIFSLLDVGLRAAASPGSVIAIFLMGNPSDYLGLALGILGAAAVSFAISAVIMKSSKASETNIEEATAKSKEMKGTKPTAAVGINQSAGATDEAVEANTQHADTSSNSFDYSNVNKITFACDAGMGSSAMGASLLRKKMKDAGLTEIKVDNAAISNIQNDADIVITQKNLTDRARNKRPDAEHISVENFLNSPRYAELIENLKKHQ; from the coding sequence ATGGCACAGGAAAAAGCCAGTGTCCGCGCTCGTGTTCAAAAGTTTGGCTCATATTTGAGCAGCATGGTTATGCCAAACATCGGTGCATTTATTGCTTGGGGTCTTATTACCGCTTTATTCATTCCGGATGGATACTTTCCAAATGAAACGATCGCTGCGATCGTTAGTCCGTCCATCACTTATTTACTGCCATTATTAATTGGTTTTACTGGAGGACGTCTCGTCCACGATATCCGAGGCGGTGTCGTTGGGGCAATCGTCACCATGGGGGCAATTGTAGGCTCTCCGGATACTCCGATGTTCCTTGGTGCAATGGCAATGGGTCCGCTCGGCGGATATGCCATCAAATTGTTTGACCAGTATATCGGTTCTAAAGTACGTTCCGGTTTCGAAATGCTAGTCAATAACTTTTCTGCCGGTATCATCGGCGGTGCACTTGCTATCGGTGCAATCTATTTCGTAGGTCCGCTTCTTGAAGGTTTGACGAACGTATTGTCAGCTGGTGTTGACTGGCTCGTTGGACTTGGTCTTCTGCCGCTTGTTAACGTCTTGATTGAACCAGCGAAAGTATTGTTCTTGAACAATGCGATCAACCATAGTATTTTTACTCCGCTTGGTCTTGAACAATCAGCAGAAGTCGGTAAATCCATACTATTCCTGCTGGAAGCTAACCCAGGACCAGGATTAGGTATCCTACTTGCTTTTATGGTCTTTGGAAAAGGAAGCGCAAGAGCATCTGCACCAGGTGCAGCAATCATCCATTTCTTCGGGGGGATTCATGAGATTTACTTCCCGTATATCTTGATGAAACCATTCTTGATCGTTGCGGCAATTGGCGGCGGTGTAACAGGTACACTTATCTTCTCCCTATTGGATGTTGGTCTTCGTGCGGCAGCATCACCAGGTAGTGTCATCGCAATCTTCTTGATGGGTAATCCAAGTGACTACCTCGGCCTGGCACTTGGTATTCTCGGTGCAGCTGCAGTATCATTCGCTATCTCTGCTGTAATCATGAAGAGCAGTAAAGCTTCCGAAACGAATATTGAGGAAGCAACTGCGAAATCTAAAGAAATGAAAGGTACAAAACCAACTGCTGCAGTTGGTATCAACCAATCAGCTGGTGCAACAGATGAAGCAGTAGAAGCTAACACACAGCATGCAGATACTAGCAGTAATTCATTCGACTACAGCAATGTAAACAAAATTACATTCGCTTGTGATGCAGGCATGGGATCAAGTGCAATGGGTGCTTCCCTTCTGCGTAAGAAGATGAAGGATGCAGGATTGACTGAAATCAAGGTGGATAATGCAGCCATCTCCAATATCCAGAATGATGCTGATATCGTCATCACACAGAAGAATCTGACGGACCGCGCCCGCAACAAACGTCCTGACGCTGAGCATATCTCAGTGGAAAACTTCTTGAACAGTCCGAGATACGCAGAACTGATCGAGAACCTTAAAAAGCATCAATAA
- a CDS encoding PTS sugar transporter subunit IIA codes for MEVLQEANILMNTTLDNQEDAIRKAGQILVDNGYVNETYVDKMIEREALTSTYMGNFVAIPHGTEDAKGEVIASGISIIQAPEGVTFDGNEVKLVFGIAGKNNEHLDILSQIAIVCSEEENIEKLVNATSKQEIIDMFSEVDA; via the coding sequence ATGGAAGTATTACAAGAAGCAAATATTTTGATGAACACGACATTGGACAATCAGGAAGATGCTATCCGGAAAGCCGGCCAAATTCTTGTGGATAATGGCTATGTAAATGAAACGTATGTGGATAAAATGATCGAACGAGAAGCATTGACATCTACTTATATGGGTAATTTCGTAGCTATTCCGCATGGTACAGAAGATGCAAAAGGCGAAGTTATCGCTTCCGGTATCTCTATCATTCAGGCACCAGAAGGCGTTACATTCGATGGTAATGAAGTGAAGCTCGTTTTCGGTATTGCCGGTAAAAACAATGAACATTTGGATATCCTTTCGCAAATTGCTATCGTTTGCTCCGAGGAGGAAAACATTGAAAAGCTTGTGAATGCAACAAGCAAACAGGAGATCATTGACATGTTCTCTGAGGTGGATGCGTAA
- a CDS encoding mannitol-1-phosphate 5-dehydrogenase, with translation MKSVHIGAGNIGRGFIGALLSHADVHVTFADVNSDIISALKEKQQYEVVYAQEEAHSETITGVTGLNSATEEEAVIKAIAEADLVTTAVGPSILPHVAPVIAKGLVKRAKQPKPVHVIACENMIRGSSQLREFVISHIDEQDMENVKSYTAFCDAAVDRIVPIQEQQDLLTVQVEPYFEWVVEKKNWQGELPAIDAITFVDNLEPYIERKLLTVNTGHAAIAYAGYAKGYDTIIDAIKDEEILTLAKRALQETSSLLQEKWGFEEDDLSHYIAKILQRYQNPYISDMVTRVGRGPIRKLGPKDRLVYPAQALLEQGKSADALLTTIAFALEFDPEGDDEAKELQERIKSEGAASALSHISGQPKDSELVKQAIEKYEQQKDRA, from the coding sequence ATGAAGAGCGTACACATTGGTGCCGGCAATATCGGCAGAGGCTTTATCGGCGCCCTTCTCTCTCATGCGGATGTACATGTTACTTTTGCTGATGTGAACAGTGACATCATCTCTGCTTTGAAGGAAAAGCAGCAATATGAAGTCGTCTATGCACAGGAAGAAGCACATTCCGAAACCATAACCGGTGTTACTGGTTTAAATAGCGCCACAGAAGAAGAAGCTGTCATCAAAGCAATTGCAGAAGCTGATCTTGTTACGACCGCAGTCGGCCCATCCATCCTGCCTCATGTTGCACCTGTAATCGCCAAAGGACTCGTCAAACGGGCAAAACAGCCCAAACCGGTCCATGTCATTGCATGCGAGAATATGATCCGGGGATCAAGCCAGCTGCGTGAGTTTGTCATTTCTCACATCGATGAACAGGATATGGAAAATGTAAAAAGCTATACAGCATTCTGCGATGCTGCTGTTGATCGGATTGTTCCGATTCAGGAGCAGCAGGATTTGCTGACAGTCCAAGTGGAACCTTATTTCGAATGGGTTGTGGAGAAGAAGAACTGGCAGGGTGAACTACCAGCAATAGATGCTATCACTTTTGTTGATAATCTGGAGCCTTATATTGAAAGAAAGCTTCTGACAGTTAATACGGGTCATGCTGCCATTGCCTATGCTGGCTACGCAAAAGGCTACGATACAATCATCGACGCTATTAAAGATGAAGAGATTCTTACTTTAGCTAAGCGGGCGCTGCAAGAAACAAGCTCTCTATTACAAGAAAAATGGGGCTTCGAGGAAGATGACCTGTCCCACTATATCGCAAAAATCCTTCAGCGTTACCAAAACCCATACATTTCAGATATGGTGACACGCGTGGGACGCGGACCGATCCGTAAGCTTGGACCTAAGGATAGATTGGTCTACCCAGCACAAGCATTGCTGGAGCAAGGCAAATCGGCTGATGCGCTACTTACGACAATCGCTTTTGCATTGGAATTCGATCCAGAAGGCGATGATGAAGCGAAAGAGTTGCAGGAACGCATCAAGTCTGAAGGAGCAGCTTCCGCTTTATCTCATATTAGCGGACAGCCTAAAGACAGCGAGCTAGTAAAGCAAGCTATCGAAAAATATGAACAACAAAAAGACAGAGCGTAA
- the ugpC gene encoding sn-glycerol-3-phosphate ABC transporter ATP-binding protein UgpC yields the protein MAKIQLKNIQKVYDKNVTAVEDFNLEIDDKEFIVFVGPSGCGKSTTLRMIAGLEEISGGDFYMDGERMNDIPPKDRDIAMVFQNYALYPHMNVYNNMAFGLKLRKFKKDEIDKRVQEASRILGLTDYLNRKPKALSGGQRQRVALGRAIVRDAKVFLMDEPLSNLDAKLRVQMRAEIQKLHQRLQTTTIYVTHDQTEAMTMASRLVVMKDGIIQQVGAPKDVYDNPNNMFVGGFIGSPSMNFLNVTIQDGKAKLGNVTFQLPPSKRKMLQEAGYGSGEVVMGIRPEHIHDADYEESLAHAHEVEATIDVVELMGAESFLYADMAGQEFVARVDARSDIKNKDKRTLLFDMDQVHFFDKETEARITEANAASQVS from the coding sequence ATGGCTAAAATACAGTTGAAGAATATCCAGAAAGTCTATGATAAGAACGTTACGGCAGTTGAAGATTTCAACTTAGAGATAGATGACAAAGAATTCATCGTTTTCGTTGGTCCCTCCGGCTGCGGGAAATCAACGACTTTACGTATGATTGCTGGTCTGGAGGAAATTTCAGGCGGTGACTTCTATATGGACGGAGAACGAATGAACGATATCCCTCCAAAGGATCGGGATATTGCAATGGTATTCCAAAACTATGCGCTATATCCGCATATGAACGTATACAATAATATGGCATTCGGTCTGAAGCTGCGTAAATTCAAAAAGGACGAAATCGACAAACGAGTGCAGGAAGCAAGCCGGATTCTGGGATTGACAGATTACTTAAACCGGAAGCCGAAAGCCCTTTCCGGAGGTCAGCGTCAGCGGGTTGCACTAGGACGTGCGATTGTCCGTGATGCGAAAGTATTCCTCATGGATGAGCCGCTTTCCAACTTGGATGCAAAGCTGCGTGTGCAGATGCGTGCGGAAATCCAAAAGCTTCACCAGCGCTTGCAGACGACTACAATCTATGTAACGCATGACCAGACAGAAGCAATGACGATGGCAAGCCGTCTTGTTGTCATGAAAGACGGTATCATCCAGCAGGTAGGTGCACCGAAGGATGTGTATGACAATCCAAATAATATGTTCGTAGGCGGCTTCATCGGTTCTCCATCTATGAACTTCCTCAACGTGACTATCCAGGATGGCAAAGCAAAATTAGGCAATGTTACATTCCAGCTTCCGCCATCAAAACGAAAAATGCTGCAAGAGGCAGGCTATGGCAGCGGCGAGGTTGTAATGGGTATCAGGCCAGAGCATATCCACGATGCAGATTATGAAGAAAGCCTGGCGCATGCGCATGAAGTGGAAGCGACAATCGATGTAGTCGAATTGATGGGTGCTGAAAGCTTCCTTTATGCGGATATGGCTGGACAGGAATTTGTTGCTCGCGTTGACGCCCGTTCGGATATTAAGAACAAGGATAAGCGCACGCTATTGTTCGATATGGATCAAGTACATTTCTTCGATAAAGAAACAGAAGCCCGGATTACAGAAGCAAACGCAGCTTCACAAGTATCTTGA
- a CDS encoding SDR family NAD(P)-dependent oxidoreductase, with translation MDASLNGKVAVVTGAGSGIGKAAAAMLAEKGVRVGLFDMDASAVEKTATEIESAGGAAIAAKVNVADSSQLQEAYKQVLDKFGQLDIVFANAGINGTLSPIEHLPEEDWDKTLGTNAKGTFLTVKFAIPYMKSNGGSIIITSSINGNRTFSGFGMSAYSASKAAETAFGKMAALELSAYRIRVNVICPGGIETNIEKRTNKDEEHLAEVEIPKIFPKGQHPLKGEPGKPEDVASIVCFLASDASGHMSGSVLYADGAETLL, from the coding sequence ATGGATGCATCATTGAATGGTAAGGTGGCGGTTGTGACTGGAGCGGGATCTGGTATCGGAAAGGCAGCTGCCGCCATGCTAGCTGAAAAGGGTGTCCGAGTAGGGTTGTTTGATATGGACGCTTCTGCTGTAGAGAAGACAGCAACAGAAATCGAGTCAGCTGGAGGAGCGGCGATAGCAGCCAAAGTCAACGTAGCAGATAGCAGTCAGCTGCAGGAGGCGTACAAGCAAGTGCTGGATAAGTTCGGACAGCTGGATATCGTCTTTGCTAATGCGGGCATCAACGGCACGCTTTCTCCGATTGAACATTTGCCTGAGGAGGATTGGGATAAGACCCTCGGAACGAATGCGAAAGGTACTTTTCTGACAGTAAAATTCGCCATCCCTTACATGAAAAGCAATGGCGGGAGTATCATCATTACAAGTTCAATAAATGGAAATCGTACATTTTCTGGTTTCGGCATGAGTGCGTACAGTGCTTCAAAAGCTGCAGAAACTGCTTTCGGTAAAATGGCTGCATTGGAGTTATCGGCTTATCGTATTCGGGTGAATGTCATTTGCCCAGGTGGAATCGAAACGAATATTGAAAAACGGACGAACAAAGACGAGGAGCATCTGGCAGAAGTGGAAATACCCAAAATCTTTCCCAAAGGTCAGCATCCTTTAAAAGGGGAGCCTGGTAAGCCAGAAGATGTAGCATCTATTGTCTGCTTTCTCGCATCCGATGCTTCCGGGCATATGTCAGGAAGTGTCCTTTATGCGGACGGTGCAGAAACATTGCTATAA
- the motA gene encoding flagellar motor stator protein MotA codes for MDKSSIIGVILGLVAVGVGMVLKGVSPAALINPAAILIIIVGTAASVVLAFPGNELKRFPKLLGVVFKNKQEFNTKELVRMFSEWSQISRKEGLLALENSARDVEDDFLRNGLSMAVDGESPEYIRNVLNEEVDALEDRHAIGASIFTQAGTYAPSLGVLGAVIGLIAALGDISDIDKLSHAIAAAFVATLMGIFTGYVICHPIANKLKRKTQQEVQHKLLMVEGILSILEGETPRMLEQKLLAYLPSKEKAEFADAETEEEVAV; via the coding sequence ATGGATAAATCATCAATCATTGGTGTTATATTGGGCTTGGTTGCAGTAGGAGTCGGGATGGTATTGAAGGGTGTAAGTCCTGCAGCACTTATTAACCCTGCTGCCATACTGATCATCATCGTAGGTACAGCAGCTTCTGTTGTACTGGCTTTTCCGGGAAATGAATTGAAACGATTCCCTAAGCTGCTTGGCGTTGTATTTAAGAATAAACAGGAATTCAATACAAAAGAGCTTGTCCGTATGTTCTCGGAATGGTCGCAGATCAGCCGGAAAGAAGGATTGCTTGCATTGGAGAACAGTGCTCGTGATGTAGAAGATGATTTTCTTCGGAACGGATTGAGCATGGCTGTTGATGGAGAGTCACCAGAATATATCCGTAATGTCTTAAATGAAGAGGTTGATGCGTTAGAAGATCGTCATGCGATTGGTGCATCTATTTTCACACAGGCCGGCACTTATGCACCATCATTAGGTGTACTGGGAGCTGTTATCGGCCTTATTGCGGCACTTGGCGACATATCAGATATCGATAAGTTAAGTCATGCTATTGCTGCTGCCTTTGTTGCAACTTTAATGGGGATATTCACAGGCTATGTCATCTGTCACCCGATCGCCAATAAATTGAAGCGGAAGACACAGCAGGAAGTACAGCATAAGCTGCTGATGGTGGAAGGTATCCTTTCCATCTTAGAAGGCGAGACACCGCGCATGCTCGAACAGAAGCTGCTTGCTTACTTGCCAAGTAAAGAAAAAGCTGAGTTTGCTGATGCTGAGACGGAGGAGGAAGTGGCAGTATGA
- a CDS encoding aminopeptidase, producing MGSKLVENSRNVLSSSLALKKEETLLIVTDDSKKELAEALYAAGRSIGSETLLLVMQDREKSGQEPPSGVAEAMKHCDVAVCITEHSLTHTQAKKDAVAAGVRVATMPGITYDMFLEGAISTDYDTVERMTYEVTEKLSQSKQVTIQKDGEELSFSIQGRSGVPSTGIYREKGQSGNLPSGEAYIAPLEGTASGRLWIDGSISGLGKMEEPILLTIEEGRLTEATGRQGEMLLQMLGSGDGRNVAEFGVGTNDKARITGNVLEDEKVYGTIHIAFGSNNTFGGMVAAGVHIDCVVKAPTVYLDDTVLLEEGEMKRS from the coding sequence ATGGGAAGTAAATTGGTGGAGAATAGCAGGAATGTATTGAGCAGCAGTTTGGCACTGAAAAAAGAAGAAACCTTGCTTATCGTAACAGATGACAGTAAGAAGGAGCTGGCGGAAGCCCTCTATGCAGCTGGCAGATCAATCGGGTCGGAAACATTGCTGCTAGTTATGCAAGATAGGGAGAAGTCTGGTCAAGAACCGCCGAGCGGAGTGGCAGAAGCAATGAAGCACTGTGATGTAGCAGTTTGTATTACAGAGCATTCCCTAACGCATACACAGGCAAAAAAAGATGCGGTAGCAGCCGGAGTTCGCGTTGCGACGATGCCGGGGATTACATATGATATGTTTTTGGAAGGCGCAATAAGTACAGATTATGATACAGTTGAAAGAATGACATATGAAGTAACGGAAAAATTGAGCCAATCGAAACAAGTAACAATCCAAAAAGACGGCGAAGAACTAAGCTTCTCCATCCAAGGCCGCAGCGGCGTACCAAGTACAGGTATTTATCGGGAAAAGGGGCAATCCGGAAACCTGCCTTCTGGTGAAGCATATATCGCGCCATTGGAAGGTACAGCTTCAGGCCGTTTATGGATCGATGGCTCGATTTCAGGTTTAGGCAAGATGGAGGAACCTATTCTTCTTACAATAGAAGAAGGGCGTTTGACAGAAGCTACTGGCCGGCAAGGAGAAATGCTGCTGCAAATGCTTGGAAGTGGTGATGGCCGCAATGTAGCGGAATTCGGTGTTGGTACGAATGACAAAGCCAGAATCACTGGCAATGTCCTGGAGGATGAAAAAGTATATGGAACGATTCATATCGCTTTTGGCAGCAACAACACCTTCGGAGGCATGGTGGCTGCTGGTGTCCATATCGATTGCGTTGTAAAAGCTCCGACGGTCTATTTGGACGATACAGTGCTCTTGGAAGAAGGAGAGATGAAGCGTAGCTAA
- a CDS encoding YfiT family bacillithiol transferase, with product MMDRKYPIGQFRQEGPIAEEQVKRWIEEINQLPEQVTSLVRGLSESDLQHTYREGGWTIKQLVHHLADSHLNSFIRFKLALTEENPIIKSYEEAEWAKLPDYDMPAQAALNLLDSIHHKWVILLQSLTAEQLARTFRHPESGEVSLKENIGIYAWHGKHHLAHIRLALKNEDEH from the coding sequence TTGATGGACAGGAAATATCCAATTGGTCAGTTTCGACAGGAAGGACCTATAGCGGAGGAGCAAGTGAAGCGGTGGATAGAAGAAATAAACCAGCTGCCAGAGCAGGTAACATCATTAGTGAGGGGGCTGTCAGAGTCTGATCTCCAGCATACATATCGGGAAGGTGGCTGGACTATCAAGCAGCTTGTACATCATTTAGCTGACAGCCATCTTAACTCCTTCATCCGTTTCAAATTGGCATTGACAGAAGAAAATCCAATCATTAAATCATACGAAGAAGCAGAATGGGCCAAGCTGCCAGACTATGACATGCCAGCTCAAGCTGCTTTAAATCTGCTTGATTCCATCCACCATAAATGGGTTATTCTGCTGCAATCACTTACTGCCGAACAGTTGGCTCGGACATTCCGGCATCCGGAATCAGGTGAGGTGAGCTTGAAAGAAAATATCGGCATCTATGCTTGGCATGGCAAACATCATTTGGCTCATATTCGCTTGGCGCTGAAAAACGAAGACGAACACTAA
- a CDS encoding NAD(P)/FAD-dependent oxidoreductase codes for MYEVIIIGGGIAGIQAAIQFGRYKRDVLVLDKRNDGRSHWCKSYHNLIGWPDGVSGNHLLELGRKQIDSYGCISIEQQEAVEVEKWKEGFTVKTADGNTHDAKLLLFSTGITDRIPIKELYPLLGTDVYVCPDCDGYEISGKRTVVAGSGEAGAHLAIMLHYWSDDIVFVNHEREPVSEETFEKLKKHSIEYYDQPIQEVVLDDEDKLEGFLVNGEKLWAEKAFVAFGKNKVNSELAESLGVELHKNKHIENNPRTKETSVEGVWAAGDITVHSEQVSIAMGDGMQAAIWMQKRLLKTK; via the coding sequence ATGTATGAGGTAATTATTATTGGCGGCGGAATCGCAGGTATTCAAGCTGCTATACAGTTCGGCAGATACAAGCGTGATGTACTTGTTCTCGATAAGCGTAATGACGGAAGATCGCATTGGTGCAAAAGCTACCATAATTTAATTGGGTGGCCAGATGGGGTATCAGGAAATCATTTGCTGGAGCTGGGCAGGAAACAGATTGATTCGTATGGCTGTATTAGTATTGAACAGCAGGAAGCAGTGGAAGTGGAGAAATGGAAGGAAGGCTTCACAGTCAAAACAGCAGACGGAAATACGCATGATGCAAAACTTCTGTTGTTCTCGACAGGAATAACAGACCGTATACCGATCAAGGAGCTGTATCCGCTGCTTGGTACGGATGTGTATGTGTGCCCTGATTGTGATGGCTATGAAATAAGCGGCAAGCGGACAGTTGTTGCTGGTTCAGGAGAAGCAGGGGCACATTTAGCCATCATGCTTCATTACTGGTCGGATGATATAGTCTTTGTTAATCATGAGCGGGAGCCGGTGTCCGAGGAAACTTTCGAGAAATTGAAAAAGCACTCGATCGAATACTATGACCAGCCGATCCAAGAAGTCGTACTAGACGACGAGGATAAATTGGAAGGCTTCCTAGTGAATGGCGAGAAGCTATGGGCGGAGAAAGCTTTCGTTGCTTTTGGTAAGAACAAAGTGAACAGCGAGCTGGCAGAATCATTGGGCGTGGAACTTCATAAGAATAAGCATATAGAAAACAATCCCCGTACAAAGGAAACAAGCGTAGAAGGAGTCTGGGCAGCCGGAGATATTACGGTTCATTCTGAGCAGGTCAGTATCGCGATGGGGGATGGCATGCAGGCAGCTATCTGGATGCAAAAGCGTTTATTGAAGACAAAATGA